GGGTACTTTATTCGGACAGGCAGATCAGCATCCGAAATTAGGCAGTCTTCAGTCTGCCGGTGGCGCAGGTAATACAGAGAACCTCCAGCGTCTGGCTACAGACCGTTACTTCTATGAAGAACTGAACGGTGCCCGTACTGCTGCCTACGAAGCAGGATTAGATGGTGCTCAGTGGATTCAGGATAACTATGGCCTGTCACTCGGTGACTTCCAGCAGGTAGCGATGCAGTGGATGGAACTGCAGAAGCAGGAATCACCTGAGGAGACCTTGGAATATGTCAATCATATGGACGCCAAGAGACAGGAGTACGGAAGAATGTTCGCTGCCGAAAATGGCGGCAACATTGCTGATGATGTTGATTTTTAACAGACAGCCAGTTGTCAGCCCGAAAGCCGTTTCCGCGGCCAGGGTATATAGAAGGAACCCGTTTGCTGATCAGGCAGGCGGGTTCTTTTTTTGAGGTAGTATTCATATGTTCTAAAAAGAGCGTCCACATTTGAATGCGACGACCCGATAGCGGTATACCTTATCCGTATCAAAAAAAATTAAGTGTCTAAACAACATTTCGTCGTTCAGACACCTAACCTTCATCATTACTCCATCTTCAATAACCAATCACTTCTTCTCTATTACCATATTTACTACAGCCATAGGTGGCAGCGAGACCTTAATACCTCCAGCGGCCGCTGCACCATATGGATCCAGTTCTTTATAATTGTCAGGTCCTCCTGATATACCGGAAGGTCCTGCTCCATTTACAAATACTTTTCTGGAAAATCCGGTAACGCCTTCTCCTCCTGTTAATACATACCAGTAGAATTTTGCACCCGGATTAAAGTTCTTAAAACTAACGGTTACATTCCTTGTCATACTTGCTCTGTTGACTAATGTCACTCCTACTTCTCCTGAACTGAATGTAGAAGCATATGCACTGATATTCGCATTACTATCAGCTACAGTAGCATTGATCCCTCTGTCACCCAGAAATTTCTGAAAGAAATACTGATAAAAGAATGCGGGTCTCGCCGTCCATCTGGCTTCTCCTGATGCTGCCTCTCCCTGGCTGAATAACCCATGATCATTTCCGTTCTCCCATGCATTCGCGAGATCCCAGCGACTGGACATACCGAATCTATTTT
The DNA window shown above is from Chitinophaga agri and carries:
- a CDS encoding DUF6620 family protein, whose translation is MSQNNPLFEPIHGISLYDYSAANAKLANGVAVDAICSALGVEAPVWEDASQGWAQRMQEDPTYTVIAEMGTLFGQADQHPKLGSLQSAGGAGNTENLQRLATDRYFYEELNGARTAAYEAGLDGAQWIQDNYGLSLGDFQQVAMQWMELQKQESPEETLEYVNHMDAKRQEYGRMFAAENGGNIADDVDF